Part of the Aythya fuligula isolate bAytFul2 chromosome 11, bAytFul2.pri, whole genome shotgun sequence genome, CCGCGGATCCGCgcctgcccccggccccccccggtcCCGGCCCGAGGGGGTCGCGGAGCCGGAGGGGCAGGAAGGCGGCAAACCGAGCCGGGCGTCGAGgaaccccccccccggctctcTCCCCGCAAGAAGCCTTCGCGAGCGAGGCCGTGCTCGCCCGGGTTTGGCACAGAGAAAGTCCCTCGTTACGGGCAAAAAGGCTCGCCTCGAGTTAGCCAACACCACAAATCAGATAACAATGCAGAACAAACAGAATACCACAGCCGAGCAATTTCCATGTCAAACATCCCACTGCTCAGTAGCTCCATTTGTAAGTGTGAATTGCAGACTAAGCTTCCTGCAAAGTCCACAGAAAGGTTAGTGCATACCTTCACCCCCACCCCAGTTACTGGGTACCATCACACTGCAATTCCGCTGGCGGAGCCTTTTCACCCCTCGCCTTGTCTTCAAATGGAAATGATTCCTATTGGCCCAAGGTGTCCATGTAAATAGGTGTAAATGAAACCAGATTATGCCTTTCTCTCAGCCCCCTCCTCCCGCtgccctccccctcctcccaaGGCGATTGTCATATGATAGCAAAGAAGTGGCACATTAATGAAGCGCCTCTACAGGGGTCTTTTCTGCTCATGTCACCACATAAAACTATCAGATGGTTAGAGGAAGGACATGGAGGCAACTACTTAGCTCATCTCGGCTGCGGAGAAGCGAAGGAGCCTTCGCTTCAGCCCAGCTGCCGGTGGTGTAAAAGCAGCTGATTCAGCCCgcggaggagcagggaggggtgCGCCGGAGGATTCCCCCAGCCGCGCCGAGCCAGCTCGCTGCCTGCCCGGGACTACCGCGGGGCCGAGCGACCGGGAAGGGGGCGAGAGAGGCGCCGGAGAACCGGGCTGGGAAGGAGCCCCGCGTCCCAGCCGCGTCCCGGATGCGGACTGTCAACTTCCAGCAACTTTAAGGTGGGCGTACGCGGGGCTGGCGCGGCGCGGTGAGGgacggggcgggcggggaggcgATGCGAGGGGGTCCCCTCGTCGCCGAGGCCGGGCGGCAGAGCGACCTCCGGGGCCAGCCGGCGGGCGGGGAGGCCGGGGCGCGGAGAGGGGCACGGCGCCGTTCCCCCGCCGGCGCTGCGCGGCCCCGGGCCGCTCCCCCCtggccccgctccgccccggaGGGCCGAGGCCCCTTCCCCGcgcccctgcccctgccccgctTTCCCCACGGCCGGCCGGGAGCCGGTGCGAGCCCGTGGCGCTCACCCTCCGCCCCCCTCCCTGTCGCTGCCCTTCCGCAGATCCCCGCGGCTCCCCTAGCGAAGATGCCTCGCCCGGGCAGAAACACGTACAGCGACCAGAAGCCTCCCTACTCCTACATCTCCCTGACCGCCATGGCGATCCAGAGCTCCCCGGAGAAGATGCTGCCCCTGAGCGAGATCTACAAGTTCATCATGGACCGGTTCCCCTACTACCGGGAGAACACGCAGCGCTGGCAGAACTCCCTGCGCCACAACCTCTCCTTCAACGACTGCTTCATCAAGATCCCGCGCCGCCCCGACCAGCCGGGCAAGGGCAGCTTCTGGGCGCTGCACCCCAGCTGCGGGGACATGTTCGAGAACGGCAGCTTCCTGCGGCGCCGCAAGCGCTTCAAGGTGGTCAAGTCGGACCACCTGGCCCCCAGCAAGCCGGCCGACGCGGCGCagtacctgcagcagcaggcgaAGCTGCGGCTCAGCGCCCTGGCCGCCACGGGCACCCACCTGCCCCAGATGTCCACCTACAACCTCGGCGTGTCGCAGCCGTCCAGCTTCAAGCACCCCTTCGCCATCGAGAACATCATCGCCCGAGAGTACAAGATGCCCGGGGGGCTCGCCTTTTCCACCATGCAGCCCATGCCGGCCGCCTACCCGCTCCCCAACCAGTTGACTACGGTGGGCAGCTCCATCGGCACGGGCTGGCCCCACATGTACGGCTCCGGCATGATCGACACCGCCACCCCCATCTCCATGGCCAGCGGCGAGTACGGCGCCTACGGCGTGCCCATCAAGCCGCTCTGCCACGGGGGGCAGACTTTGCCggccatccccgtccccatcaaGCCGACCCCCGCCGCGGTGCCGGCCCTGCCCGCCCTGCCCGCGCCCATCCCCACCATCCTCTCGAACTCGCCGCCCTCCCTCAGCCCCACGTCCTCGCAGACGGCCACCAGCCAGAGCAGCCCGGCCACCCCCAGCGAGACTCTGACCAGCCCGGCGCCCGCCCTGCACTCGGTGGCCGTGCACTGACCCGCGCCGCCCGCCTCTCCCCGCGCccctccgctccgctccgctccgctccgctctcctcccttcctcgCAAGCCGGGAACCTCCCCGCGGCAGGCCGAGGTTGGTGGCCAGGCGGGCTGCCTCGGCACCGCTGCCCTACCCTAACTTTGGCCTCGGCTGCCCGGAGGCGAAGCGAAGCGAAGCCGCCCGCTGGCGGCCCGAAGGGGGCTACGGGCACCCTGGCCGGGCAGGACGCTGGGCGAGCCTGGCCCggcgctgcctcctgcccttcctTTGTCTGGGGACGGGCAGGGGCTTAGACAGGACCGATCCTAAAATCCACGACCAGCGTGGCACGGCTGCGGCCCCCTGCCCGAGAGCAGCGACGCTTCTCCAGCCTCCCTCCGAGTAGGAAACCCGCGGACCCCGCGACCCCGGCAGGCGCCCGGGCCCCTTGTGCGGCTGCGGGAccggctgcggggctgccccgcagAGGACCAGGAGCGCAGCCGGGGTAGGGCAGGCGCCGTGCAATGGGCACGCAGCAGCGGTGTTCAAAGCGCCCGCTCCCGTGTAAATACTGGGCTTGCATCTGTACTGTAAGTCACACGAGGTCCCCTTCGCAGTACCTGTTGTAACGTGGGTGTCTGCCATAGTTTGCAGGTGGAAGAGAAGGCGAAGGCGATTTGTCTGTTAACTTCCGATTCATTTGAAGgttgggggagctggggggggttCTTTCTTTGCTAATTCTGCAGCTGTTCATTCCATAGCTTCCAAACCAACaataccaataaaaataaacctgtcACAACCACACCACCCCGTGTAGCTTAAGGAAAGCTGCTgcagtccctgcagcagcacggcgAGGGTGGACTGCGGAGGTAACCCTCGCTTCTGCTGGAGCCTTGCAGGTGGGAGAGAGGGGGCTAGGGAAACTGTACATGTTTGTCAATAGGAATGATTATAAAACGTGTAAAATGCacttttgtttgaaatacttTCTAGTTCTAGGTAGTTTGCTGGAAACTGAACTGTTCTGTCGTGAACTGCTTAagttaaggaaaagaaaaaagaaaaaagccacaagCAGCGTTAGCGTCTATCAAAActgtaaagaaatttctttttaacctttttcttcctgtacagAATGAGCATGACATTTTAAGTATTGATGTTCTCGTTCCCAGcatgtgtgttttaaaacaaaggttaaaaaaaaaagtgtctacGTTAAATTATGAACCTAGTCGtccaaataatattttctcattaaaatatgtaaatgcaGATACAGTTTcttatttgtctttttgaaGAGTTTACACTAGAAAAGTAAAGCATTAGTTCACAAAAAAGAAATGACCTTATTCCAATATTGAAATAATCTAAAGAGTATTTGCACGGGAGGTTACTATAAATGCAGTTAGTAACACAGCGGAACATGTTCGATAAAATCGTCATTACCGCCGCTTTCCCGCAGACATTGCACAAAGCATGTTCTGTGTATTCTATGTATCTGTCTATACACACACCTATATGCTCATGCACACACATCGAGGCGTTCATCTCCTGTACTGAGCTACAAACACGTACTAATTTATGCTCATGTGTATCTGCATACTTCCAgttaatttttctctaaaaagtagaaaaaaatagtgaacTTCTACAACACAAAGtaaacataaaagagaaaaaaaaatctttaaagtaCTAATTAGTTTTTAAGGCACAGAACACTGAATTTCAGCAGTTTCAGTGTTTCTTATGAAAGGCTTATATAAAATCTTACatcaaaatatatcaaaatctTTTCTGAGTAAAAGAGGAATCTTGCAGCTTTCTTCTCGTTAACTTCTCGAAGCATTGCccttgcttcagctgctgctagTAATTCCCTCTCTCTACTAATCAcactttttcagaagaaaaacaaaaagcgagcaaacaaacaaaacccactaaGTCGCCAACCGTAACACTTAGGATTTATCCGTTTTTCCGTCAGCCAATGCACGGTCCCGTCTAACCAGGGAGGCCAGCGAGGCACACTGAGAACTGGATGCCGGGCACCTTCCGGGGGGGTTCTGCAGTTCTTGTGGGGATTTTGCAAGGATTCTGCAATTGCTAAAAACGCCACATGCAACCTAGAGAAATTAGCAAAGAGGTGTCTCGGGACGAGCGGCCAGCAACGTGGTTACGGGACGACTGAATACTTAAACGCTTATTAGAAAGCGACCGACATTGTATTCTAATGAGCCGACGGGATTCACTGATTCTACGTTCGCGATTTTACAGAGATCTGTCCCTGCCTGATCTCTGAATTTCTGGATCATGAACAGCACAAGGGACATCCCCGTTTCCTGAGTACCTACAGCGAGGTACTTGCGAAAGTTTTAAGATTAATGTAGAGGGTAATTAATCCAGTCGCGACCATTTTTGAAAAGAGAACGGATCCCACACACagaaaaaaggtggaaaatacATGAATCATTGGGCTGATTAAAATGCATGAAGCTGCTAAAGCTTGTCAGATGGGGGACAACTGAACTCattcatcaagtccaacccaCGATTATATCAACACGATCAGCTAAAGAAAGCATTCAAAACTTATCACGAGATCAATGGACACATAACTCGACAAACTTTTCCTAAACAAGCGATGACCTACATTTTTAAACGACGAGgactctccttctctctctcttttttttttttttcttttagggtCTAGCACTCAGAACAAATCCTCAAAGATGAAAGCCGACCTCAGctaagaagaagaaggagaaaaagaaagagatgaagaaggagaagaagaagaaacactttCAGGGTCTTTTTAGACTACCCAGTCAGCGGCGGAGAGCGCGACCTGCCGAGCTGCTGCCCCGTCTTTAGCAGGCGCagcgcccgccccgctccgcgcccctCCGCGCCCGCCGGCCGCTGGCTTCCAACAAGTGCGCGGCTCGGCGCGTCGCCTGAATTTACTGCTCCGACTTGGTAAATCTCCCCAATGGCTCAAGTCCAATGTCAATAAACACAGATCTGAAGCAGAGCAGCGAGAGACAAcggcggggagggaaggaaggggcgAAGGGGTGCGAGGGATCAGCCGTGGCCGCGCTCGGCACCAGGTTAGGGTAGGAGGGGGGGaggcatttatttctcttttgtgttaTTTGCCAATGAGACACGATAAGCTAAGCGCGGCCGATGCAAAGAGGCACTACCCAAAGACTCTTTTCCTTCCGAGGATGCGCTTGAGCCCGGGCGCCCAAGGTAAGCGCTCCCAGCGGGTCGCGCTTGGCGGCTCGGGCTTCTGCTTCGTGCCAGAGCACGGGCTGCGCACCCATCCTCGCCGGGACagtccccttcctcccccctgcttttttttttttttttttaatgatcatttTCCTGCCCTCCCCTCGACGTGCGACAGGCCACCGCCCGCAGGAGCGGCTCCCAGCTGGCAGGCGGCCAGcagccggccccgccgccgctccgggAGCTccgggccggggctgccccgcgcCGGGACCCGGCCCCCGAGAGCCCGGAGCCGGGAGCCCGGAGCCGGCCGCGCTCCTCGGGAGGGGCAGCGCCAAGCGCCGCGGCAGCCTCCGTGCGGCTCAGCGCTGCGGCTTAATATAAATGTCACTCTGgggggctttttttgttttcgttttctttttggtaacaaaaaaaaaaaaggaaaaaaaaaaagaaaaaaaaaaaggctgtgaagCCGCGGAGGGgctgtatttgtttcttttaaactaaCAACAAATTATCTAATTAATATGTTTCAATTACAGCATGAAAAAGAGAGGCTTTGGACCGCCTGCAGTGGGTTTACAATAGCCCCAGAGCCCACTATAAGAATTTACAATAACTTCacatctgtttctttatttcccaCTTTTCGAGTCTAAAACTCCTCTCGAAATCACTTCAAACCGTGGCCCAAGTTATGAAATATGGTCTctctgccaggaaaaaaaaaaggtggaaagaaaaaaaggacaaaactttGCAGATCGAGGCTTCATTTGCAAGCTAGAAAGTGAAAGCCCCATTGAAGAGcattaaacaaatatattagAATTCTGTCACTTTATGCAATTGAGTAGATCAAATAAAGGGTCCCAGGCCACTTCATTCACTCTCATTCACTTgaatagaaaatgcaaagaatagCAAACCTAGACTGGGCCACCGATGTAGATTTAGCCCTTTTTTTCTAAGAGACAAAAAGGCTGAATTTTCACAAACACATTGCTGACTCGGGGACTAGGAAACCAGCACTGAAACCCCTTTggaatttaaattcattttatcttcctctctctttctgggTCCGTTTGCGCTACAGCgcaggctgcaccagcaccctTGTTTGCAAAGAATACAATGCCACACAACAAAAACCGCAGGCTCCAGATTTACCACGCCGAGCCATGGTGCGGTTCGGGAGATAACGTTTTTATTTAGGAGCAAGAAAGGGGAGAGGCGAGAACACCGGCCAGCAGCCCACGCAGCCCCTCCATGGGGAGCGCGGTGCAGGGCTCCGCGTGGCAGCCCCATGCCAGGCATGGCCATGCTCCCGGTGGAGAGGCCGCAGAGAGCAGCCCGTGGAGCACCGtacccctgctgccagctgtgcccAGCCGTGcacagcctggccctgctgctgtgggccAGGCGGTGGCTGAGCCGCATGGCTGCTGCCGCAGGCACCGAGCTGCTCGCAAGGCCAAGGCGTGCCTCCTCGGTAGGTGCTGCCAAACAAGGGGTCTTGGTTTTGTGCTGCCAAGAAGGGCCTCAGCGTTTATTAAGTAGTAACTGGAGTATTTTGCATTAATTAGAGCAGCTCCGCAGAGAGACGGTACAGCCACGAATCGTCTTGCAGCACAGGAGAAGCCTCTGCTTTCCCACTCCCCCAGCTAGCACGGCACAGCCAGTGCAAACCACCCCACGTACCAGGCTTATTTGTCAATATTAACTTAGATGCATTTTTCCTGGTGATGAAATGACAGCACCTCGGGGGGTTGCGGCtttgcacccccccccccccccggctggcTCTAAGGGCCTCAGGCTGACCACAGTGAAGCTGCCTTCCTGGCCTCTCCAAAGCATCACTGGCCTTAGTGCCTGCCGCAACATCCAGGACCTCCTGCTCCCAGGACTGCTCCCCCAAGCCGGCCCACCCATTAGCTCCATGTTTTAACAGCCTCGGCTATTCATTACAGCgcaatttttttcctaccatCAGCAGTGCTGCCACATCTCCAACCGAACgtgaaacaaatacaaacttGGCGGAAATACCTCAAAAGGCACCACCGCCTCCGTTTAGAAATTCCTGAACATCAGCGTGCACCATGCCACCCAGCTCTGGCCAAAAGCACGTGCTGGAAATGTCAGGTCAATGCTAGGATGGATGGAAAAGCCTGCAGACCCTACACGCCTACAGTGTGCTGCAGGATATGGAGGTGGACGAAGCACCCATCTGGGAGCAGGGAAAGCAACGCTCCACTGCCAGCTGCAGATGGCAACCATCTCTTCAGACAATCACAAGCCCAGTTCTTTCACAGCactgatttgcatttttctagCAAGCAGAGCAATGTCTGTAACTGagcctctcccacctcctcctgtaTTTCTCTCCTGCTGTAGGCTTTGTGGACCTGGTAGAAACTCACTTGCAATCCCTCAGCTTCATGATGCAATCTCCTGGTAGCGGAGTGCTGAGGGGCTGCATGGTGCaggcagcaccccagggccGTTACGCGATGCTACTGCTtgtgtgctgcagagctctctcgctgggtgctgctggggtgggcagTGCCCTGCCCCCCTGCAGGCTGGACTGTAGGAACATGACTCGCATCACCCCCTGCTCTCAGCTCCCCTTCGCGTCTGGCAGGGGTTATCAGCCTGCTCACGCCGAGTGCAAGGATGGGATTTGGCTGTATGAACCTGCTGAAGGAGCCcacaaacacaaataatttgtgtttccttttgatTTGTGCTTGATGCACTTGAGCCATGGCTGAAGATAATTTCACAATTAACCCTCCTAATTTCTAGGTTAAGAAACTTCTCTGGAGGATAGGAAAGAGAATCAAGAGGAGATTGATCCCTATTACATGTAAATGAGCTCCAAATTTATGTTTCGTTGGTGGCAATAAGAATGTTCTAACAGATTCCAACAGAGACCATTCTAATGAGACACTCTGACAGATAACAGTCCTGTTCACTTATTTATTGAGATACCACTTCCCTCGCTCCTCACCTTTCATAGATGTAAAAGGGTAGCTGCATCTGGAGGCTCTGAGAAGCAGATATGTTCCTGAAAGTATGTGGGTACAAGCTGCACACCACTAAGGTGCTTCCCCTGCTAGCCAAAGACATAGTTTTCAAGCAAGTCTTTGTCAACCATTCATTATTTGCAAGACAGGTGCCAGGGCTTTCTCCTGCAAAGAGAGCTACAGTGTATTTCAGGGGAAGACATGCATCTCTCCTAACAAACAGCTCTATAGGGAGGAAGAGCTCATGCCTTGCTGCTTGCCCTGCACTGCTGAGTTTTCTCACCTGATCACTCGTTCTGTCCTCTagtcacagcacagctgcctgaGCCATGCTTGTGTACACTTCATACATTAACTATGGAATCCAGGGTAAAAATTTAATTCCATTAAAGTCAACAGAAACTTCCAAGTGATTTAAATGGAGCAAGGATTTCATACTCAGCTGTTCTCAGAACATTCTGAAGGTTTTCTAAGTAAGCAAgccctcttcccttctcttgGCTGGGGGTCGCAATCAGCCAGTGGATGGGGTAGGTCACAGAGCACAGACGCAAGATCTGAAATGCTGCGTGGTTATAGGAGACAGCAAACGACAAACTATGTATGTTATCTCACTTTTTTCCTACTGTGTTAGTCTAGTGCTTTCAGACCATAAaccagaaatgcttttttgttcttAGCCACATCTACAGCCTATACCAACAGTAGTGGCAAAGGAAGGACCAAACTCTGAATACTGGGTTCtatgtttctctcttcttttcacAAAGTGCATCTCTGCTTTTTGAGAGCTTGGAGGAAGAAAGGGCAGCTGAAAATCCCCTTTCCAGATTGTCAGGGTAGATTTCAGGCTGTGGACTAAGCAACCTGAATGTTAAAATCACAGCCCTAAATATTTAGagataaaaccagaaaattttCACAAATTCTatcttttctgtgcttcaaCTCTGTATTCTAAATTATGAGCAATTGATGAATTTATCaatttgttctgctttaaaaccatgttaactgttttttttgtatgcatCACTAAGACCGCAAATgtgcttcctccctccttttcaaacaacaaaacaaacacttgaGATTCTCCAGTATTCATTTCTCTAGGATTGTTAAGTTTAAGGCACAGTAAGACTTGTGATAAAACCATGAGAGCTACTTCTTCTTTGGACTTTCTTCTGCAATCAGCACTAAAAGACTTGTCGGCAGGTGTTGGTAGCAATGTTTGTTAGTTTTGATGTAAAGGGGTGAAGgatttgttcattttctgtaagGTTTCAATACCGGCAAACTTCCTAGTAAGCAG contains:
- the FOXB1 gene encoding forkhead box protein B1 — its product is MPRPGRNTYSDQKPPYSYISLTAMAIQSSPEKMLPLSEIYKFIMDRFPYYRENTQRWQNSLRHNLSFNDCFIKIPRRPDQPGKGSFWALHPSCGDMFENGSFLRRRKRFKVVKSDHLAPSKPADAAQYLQQQAKLRLSALAATGTHLPQMSTYNLGVSQPSSFKHPFAIENIIAREYKMPGGLAFSTMQPMPAAYPLPNQLTTVGSSIGTGWPHMYGSGMIDTATPISMASGEYGAYGVPIKPLCHGGQTLPAIPVPIKPTPAAVPALPALPAPIPTILSNSPPSLSPTSSQTATSQSSPATPSETLTSPAPALHSVAVH